ATCCCGGAACGCCGTTCGGCGAAGCAACCTGCTAGGAGCGCGGAAGCGGAGCCTGCGCGGAAATCAGCTTCTTTTCCAGCAGTTCGTCCCAGAACGCACCCGGAATTTCGGCCTTCATCGCCGCGACATCCTCTGTGACGCGTCCGGGCCGGCTGGAGCCGGGAATGACCGCAGCCACAGCGGGGTGGGCGGCGGAGAACTGCAGGGCAGCGGCCTTCAGGCTCACCTCGTGCCGGGAGGCCACCGAGGTCAGCTCGGCGATCCGTGTCTTAACCTGCGGAGGAATCTCGGCGTAGTCGAACGTGTCGCCGCCCAACAGGGCGCCGGAGTTGAAAGGTCCGCCGACGATAATGCCGACGCCCTTCTCCAGTGCAGCGGGCATCATGCGCTGCAGGGCGCGCTCGTGCTGCAGCAGCGTGTACTGAGTGGCTGAGAGGCTCATGGTCGGAGCTGCCTCATCCATGTCCATGGCCAGCTCGATGGGCTCGGTGGTGTTCACGCCGAGGCCCCAGCCGTTGATGACGCCCTCATCCTGCAGCCGCGCGAGTACCCGGAACGCGCCGGTCCGCGCCTCGTCGAACTTGGTGACCCACTCATCACCGAGGAAGTCCCGGGAGGTGTCGTGGACGAAGACAAAGTCCAGCCGGTCAGTCTTCAGCCTCTTCAGGCTCTCCTCGATGGAGCGCAGGGTGGCATCCGCGGTGTAGTCAGTGGCGATCTTATTTGAACGCCCGTGCGTGAAGAGGCCGGAGCTTTTTTCCTCTTCCTCATCCAGGATCAGCCGTCCCACTTTGGTGCTCAGCGCGTACTCATCGCGGCGATGCTGTGAGAGGACCTCGCCCAGGCGGGATTCCGCCAGGCCGGCTCCGTAGAAGGGTGCGGTGTCGAAGTAGCGGATGCCTTCATTCCAGGCGGCTTCAACCGTCGCCAGCGCCTCATCCTCGGGAATGTTCCGGAACATGTTTCCCAGCGGAGCCGTGCCGAATCCGATCTTGTTCTTGAGCACTTCGTGCAGGTTAGCCATATGTGTTGCAATCCTTGACTGTTGGTGCCGTTAAATTCAGTGGCCTGTCCAAAGGGGCAAAGGGCACTGACAGATGGCAACCGCCGTCGAAGGCCCCTTTATTCCTCCAGCCGATAACTCCGCTCGATTCCGCCCGCCCGACCGACCCGGTGTGCGTGCCCGCTGTCACGCGGGCGCCGGGCGTGGCGAGACAAGTGCCACAGCTGTCCACGCGGCTCGGGCCGGAGCGGACGCAGCGGGTAAGGTGGACGGGTGAAAGATGCCCCGGCAGAACCGGTTAACAACGAGACCATTGAACAAACGATCGAACGTCTGGGTGCAGTCGTGCCCGACTATCCCAAGCCGGGAGTGGTCTTCCGTGACCTGACCCCCGTCTTTGCCGACGGACAGGCCTTCCGGAGCGTCGTGGATTCGCTGCTGGCCGAGTACGAGGGGCGCTTCGACTACGTTGCCGGAGTGGAAGCACGCGGCTTCCTCCTCGCCGCAGCTGCTGCCTACGCGGCGGACAAAGGCGTCATCACGATCCGCAAGCCGGGCAAACTGCCGCGCCGCGTGCATTCCGAGAGCTTCTCCATGGAATACGGCGAAAATACACTCGAAGTCCACCAGGACGACATTCCGGTGGGCGCCCGCGTGCTGATCCTGGATGATGTACTGGCCACCGGCGGCACCCTCGGGGCGACCGCACGCCTGATCGAAAAGGCCGGCGCAGTCGTGGCCGGATTCGGCGTCGTGCTGGAGCTGAAGGACCTGGGCGGACGCCAGGCGCTTGCCGGTTACCCGGTGCATGCACTGATCGGTTACTGACCGAGGATTCATGCTCTTCCGTCCGGCGGAGCACCACCCGCGCCGCCGGACGGAGGCGCACCACGACCACCCCGAACAGGGCCGGTGTCAGCCGGTTAGCTCAATGCATGGAAAAAGTCCAAATGCGCGCTAAACTTGACGGTCTGCCTTTGCGAGAGGGAACGCGAACATGCCTGAAACGTCTTCTGCCCACCACGAGCTGGAACATGAGCGACACTACGTCGCCGGTTTGTACCAGCGACTCGACGAACTCCGCGAGGAAAAGCGCGAACAGCTGGCCCAGGTGCGGCGCAGCCACTCGGCCGGTTCACACCAGAACCGCTCCGAACGTGACGCCTTTGCGACCATGTATGAAGACCGCCTGGCGCAGCTGAACGCCGTCGATGACCGGCTGGTTTTCGGCCGGCTGGACCTCGACGACGGCGAAGAGCGTTACATCGGCCGCATCGGCCTGTCCACCGAGGACCTGCAGCGATTGATGGTCGACTGGCGCGCCCCGGAAGCGGGCACGTTCTACCAGGCCACAGCGTTCGAACGGCAGGGCGTACGACGCCGCCGCCACCTGATCCTCAAGGGCCGGAACGTCCAGGCCATCGAAGACGATGTGCTGGACTACACCATGCTCGAGGAGGAGGCTGCACTTCAGGGCGAAGGCGCCCTGCTCGCTGCCCTGAACTCCAAGCGCACCGGACAGATGTCGGACATTGTCGGCACCATCCAGGCCGAGCAGGACCGCATCATCCGCGCACCGCTGGCCGGCACCCTGGTGGTGCAGGGCGGACCGGGAACGGGCAAGACCGCCGTCGCGCTGCACCGCGCCGCCTATCTGCTGTACACGCACCGGGAACGGCTCAAGTCCGCCGGTGTCCTGCTGGTGGGCCCCTCCAATGCCTTCATCCGCTACATCGAACGGGTGCTTCCCTCGCTGGGCGAGACCGGCGTCGTCATGTCCAGCCTTGGCCAGCTGATGCCCGGCATCACGGCCGTGCAGGAAGAAAACGCGCACGTCGCCGAGATCAAGGGACGGATCGGCATGGCTGAAGTGATGGCCAACGCCGTCGCCAACCGCCAGCGGCTCCCGGCCGAACCGCGGAAGCTGAACGTCGAGGGAACCATCCTCACGCTGACTCCGAAAATGGTCCAGCGCGCCCGCGACAAGGCCCGTGCCACCGGCAAGCCGCACAACGAGGCCCGGGTGACCTTCGTGAAGATCCTGCTGCGCGAACTCACCGAGCAGCTGACCGACCAGCTCGAGGAATCGTCCGGTGCCGGCAACAGCACCGACCGGGCGTATCTGGCCGAGGACGTGCGCAGCGCCCGCGACGTGCGGGTGGCACTCAACCTGTGCTGGATGCCGATGATGCCGGAGAAACTGCTCTCCGAACTCTTCAGTAAGCCCGGACACTTGGAAGCAGCCGCACCCGAACTGAGCCCGGAGGAAATCCGCCTCCTGCGCCGCAGCCCGGACGCACCGTGGACCGAATCCGACATTCCGCTGCTGGACGAGGCGGCGGAGCTGCTCGGAGAACTGGACGCCTCCGCCGGACGCGACTTCGCCCTGCGCGAGGAACAGCGCAAGCGGGACCTGGCCAACGCCGAGCGGGCCATCGAGAACACCGAGGGCTTCCTGGAAGACTCCGGCGCGCACGGCATCCTCTCTGCCGAGGACCTGGCGGACCACAACACCGAGGGGGAGGTGCGCCTGACCGCGGCCGACCGCGCCGCCGTCGACCGCACCTGGGCCTTCGGTCACATCGTCGTTGACGAGGCACAGGAACTGTCGGCCATGCAGTGGCGGCTGCTGATGCGCCGCTGCCCGCTGAAGTCCTTCACCGTGGTCGGCGACATCGCCCAGACCAGCTCCGCCGCCGGTGCCACGTCGTGGCAGCAGGCGCTGGCGCCGTTTGTGGGGGACCGCTGGACGCTCGAAGAGCTGACGGTGAATTACCGCACCCCGGCGCAGATCGCCGAGGCGGCGGTCCGCATGGCCAATGCTGCCGGTCTGGTGGTCTCCGCACCCAAGGCCGTCCGCGAAGGCCGCTGGGCACCGTTCGTCGACCGGGTGCCGGAGGGCGGATTGGTTGCCCGCCTGATGGAGGTCCTGCCGGAGGACCTGGACTCGCTGGACGGCGGCCTGCTGGCGATCATCGCGGAGGAACACCACCTCGACGCCGTCCGCCGCGAAGTCGGTGCTGTCTACGGCCGGCGGCTGGGCACCGGCGCCGGTGGGCTGGAACAGGACATAGTGGTGACCTCGCCGCGGGAAGCCAAGGGCCTGGAGTTCGACGGCGTCGTCATTTTGGAGCCTGAAGAGCTGCTTACCGCTGCGGCCGGGAAGGTCGGGGACCTGTACGTGGCGATGACCCGCCCGACCCAGCGGCTGCGTCTTATTGCCGCGGGTCCGATCCCGGCCGGCATTGTGGAAGAAGAAGCCTGATATTTTGGAACACGTGACTACTGAAACCCCAGCGGGCCTGCGCGCCCAGAAGAACGATCCGACCTTCGACAATATTTGGCAGGAACTGAAGTGGCGTGGACTGGTCCACGTATCCACTGACGAGGCCGAACTGGAGAAACTGCTCGCCGGGGATTCAATCACCTACTATTGCGGCTTCGATCCGACGGCGCCGAGCCTGCACTTGGGCAACCTGGTGCAGCTGCTGACCATGCGCCGGCTGCAGCTGGCCGGCCACCGCCCGCTGGCCCTGGTGGGCGGCTCCACCGGGCTGGTGGGAGATCCGCGTCCGACGGCGGAACGCACCATGAACACCAAGGAAACCGTTTCCGAGTGGGTCGGCTACCTGCAGGGCCAGGTGCAGCGCTTCCTCAGCTTCGAGGGAAGCAACGCCGCGCAGATGGTCAACAACCTTGACTGGACCGCGCCCATGAGTGCCATCGACTTCCTGCGGGACATCGGCAAGCACTTCCGGGTGGGCACCATGATCAAGAAGGAGATTGTCTCTTCGCGGCTTAACTCCGACGAGGGCATTTCCTACGCCGAGTTCAGCTACCAGGTGCTGCAGGGCATGGATTACCTCCAGCTCTTCCGGGACTACAACTGCGTGTTGGAAACCGGCGGTTCCGATCAGTGGGGCAATCTCACGGCCGGCACCGAGCTGGTGCGCAAGGTCGAGGGCAAGAGCGTCCACGCCCTGGGCACCCCGCTGATCACCAACTCCGATGGCACCAAGTTCGGCAAGAGCGAGGGCAACGCGATTTGGCTGGACGGCAGCATGACCAGCCCGTACGCGATGTACCAGTTCTGGTTGAACACCCCCGATGCCGACGTCGTTGACCGGCTGAAGGTCTTCACCTTCCTGTCCAAGGCTGAAATCGAAGAGCTGGAACGCTCTGTGGCGGCCGAGCCGCACAAGCGCGCTGCCCAGCGCCGGCTGGCCTTTGACGTCACGTCGCTGATCCACGGGGTGGAGGCTACCGAAAAGGTTATCGCCGCCTCCGCTGCGTTGTTCGGACAGGGTGACCTCAGTGAGCTGGACGAAGACATCCTGACCGCAGCCACCGCCGAGCTCCCGCGGGTAGTAGTGGACGCCAGCGGCCTGGGCATCATTGACCTGCTCGTGGCTTCAGGCCTTTCGGCCAGCAACTCCGCGGCCCGGCGAACGGTTGCCGAGGGCGGCGCCTACGTGAACAACCACAAGGTCACGGATGCAGAAGCGGTGATCGGCGGCACGGAGCTGCTGCATGGCCGATACCTGCTGCTGCGCCGCGGCAAGCGCACTCTTGCGACCGTTGAAGTGTCCGCCGTATAGTTTTAACGGCCCGTTAGAAGGCTGGCTTCCAGCTCCCTCGCTGGTTCCGGATTTTCCGGAGCTGCGAGGGGCGGGGGCCGGCTTTCTTCGTTCCGGAGCTGTCCGCAAGGAGGCATCCGGAACCGGCGGCGCAGCGTGCAGGAGGTCACACTCCAGGGGTTTGCGCCAGCCGCCGAGGGTGTGTAAAGTTTAGTGAGTTGCCCCGGTGAGCGCCTGACAGACATGTTCTGCAAGTGAGACTCCCGGACTCGGCAGCCACAACCCATCACAACGCAACGGGCAAGGTCCGGAAGCTTCGTGGCGGGTTCACCCGGTTGTTTCGGCCAGGTTCCGCGGATAACGCGGAATTGCTAAAACAGTCCGGATGAAAT
This genomic interval from Arthrobacter sp. zg-Y820 contains the following:
- a CDS encoding adenine phosphoribosyltransferase, which gives rise to MKDAPAEPVNNETIEQTIERLGAVVPDYPKPGVVFRDLTPVFADGQAFRSVVDSLLAEYEGRFDYVAGVEARGFLLAAAAAYAADKGVITIRKPGKLPRRVHSESFSMEYGENTLEVHQDDIPVGARVLILDDVLATGGTLGATARLIEKAGAVVAGFGVVLELKDLGGRQALAGYPVHALIGY
- the tyrS gene encoding tyrosine--tRNA ligase, producing MTTETPAGLRAQKNDPTFDNIWQELKWRGLVHVSTDEAELEKLLAGDSITYYCGFDPTAPSLHLGNLVQLLTMRRLQLAGHRPLALVGGSTGLVGDPRPTAERTMNTKETVSEWVGYLQGQVQRFLSFEGSNAAQMVNNLDWTAPMSAIDFLRDIGKHFRVGTMIKKEIVSSRLNSDEGISYAEFSYQVLQGMDYLQLFRDYNCVLETGGSDQWGNLTAGTELVRKVEGKSVHALGTPLITNSDGTKFGKSEGNAIWLDGSMTSPYAMYQFWLNTPDADVVDRLKVFTFLSKAEIEELERSVAAEPHKRAAQRRLAFDVTSLIHGVEATEKVIAASAALFGQGDLSELDEDILTAATAELPRVVVDASGLGIIDLLVASGLSASNSAARRTVAEGGAYVNNHKVTDAEAVIGGTELLHGRYLLLRRGKRTLATVEVSAV
- a CDS encoding UvrD-helicase domain-containing protein, with amino-acid sequence MPETSSAHHELEHERHYVAGLYQRLDELREEKREQLAQVRRSHSAGSHQNRSERDAFATMYEDRLAQLNAVDDRLVFGRLDLDDGEERYIGRIGLSTEDLQRLMVDWRAPEAGTFYQATAFERQGVRRRRHLILKGRNVQAIEDDVLDYTMLEEEAALQGEGALLAALNSKRTGQMSDIVGTIQAEQDRIIRAPLAGTLVVQGGPGTGKTAVALHRAAYLLYTHRERLKSAGVLLVGPSNAFIRYIERVLPSLGETGVVMSSLGQLMPGITAVQEENAHVAEIKGRIGMAEVMANAVANRQRLPAEPRKLNVEGTILTLTPKMVQRARDKARATGKPHNEARVTFVKILLRELTEQLTDQLEESSGAGNSTDRAYLAEDVRSARDVRVALNLCWMPMMPEKLLSELFSKPGHLEAAAPELSPEEIRLLRRSPDAPWTESDIPLLDEAAELLGELDASAGRDFALREEQRKRDLANAERAIENTEGFLEDSGAHGILSAEDLADHNTEGEVRLTAADRAAVDRTWAFGHIVVDEAQELSAMQWRLLMRRCPLKSFTVVGDIAQTSSAAGATSWQQALAPFVGDRWTLEELTVNYRTPAQIAEAAVRMANAAGLVVSAPKAVREGRWAPFVDRVPEGGLVARLMEVLPEDLDSLDGGLLAIIAEEHHLDAVRREVGAVYGRRLGTGAGGLEQDIVVTSPREAKGLEFDGVVILEPEELLTAAAGKVGDLYVAMTRPTQRLRLIAAGPIPAGIVEEEA
- a CDS encoding aldo/keto reductase; translation: MANLHEVLKNKIGFGTAPLGNMFRNIPEDEALATVEAAWNEGIRYFDTAPFYGAGLAESRLGEVLSQHRRDEYALSTKVGRLILDEEEEKSSGLFTHGRSNKIATDYTADATLRSIEESLKRLKTDRLDFVFVHDTSRDFLGDEWVTKFDEARTGAFRVLARLQDEGVINGWGLGVNTTEPIELAMDMDEAAPTMSLSATQYTLLQHERALQRMMPAALEKGVGIIVGGPFNSGALLGGDTFDYAEIPPQVKTRIAELTSVASRHEVSLKAAALQFSAAHPAVAAVIPGSSRPGRVTEDVAAMKAEIPGAFWDELLEKKLISAQAPLPRS